DNA sequence from the Eptesicus fuscus isolate TK198812 chromosome 1 unlocalized genomic scaffold, DD_ASM_mEF_20220401 sc13_unplaced_1, whole genome shotgun sequence genome:
GCACTGCATGAGGCTTTAGGCTCTTTGTACGAAGACTCCGTGCTCATTCAACCCCGCCGAGTCGTCCCCATCCTGGCCACGGCCAGCATGCTGCAGCTCGACGAGCTGATTCAACAGTGTGGGGAGATCATGGAGGAAACGGTTAGTGTCCAGACCGTATGCAGCTACTACTACTCTGCTGGGAGCTACGGCCTCCCAAACATCAGGACCATGTGCTTTCAGTGGCTGCTGGACAACCTGATGACTCACCATAGTGAGGAACTAATGCGAGAAATCAACCTGGATATCATGGAAGAGCTCATTGTCTCTTCAGAGCTCTTAGTGATGGAAGTGGAGATGGATGTGTACACAATGCTGAAAAAGTGGATGTACTTGCAGCTTCAGCCGACATGGAGGGGCCCCCACAGAGCCTTATTGTCCGACGCCAACTTGTGGTTTGCAAGGTCCAAGAGGGAGTTGGATGGCACCCCTTTCTTGGAGACCCCGCAGGGCAGAGCCTTCGTGCCAGTGTTCCAGCATCTGCGGCTGGCCTACATAGTCTGTGACCTGCCATCAGCACGCATCATTGACCAGGATGCACTGATCCCTGCCACGTGGCTGACCCCAGTGTACAAAGAGCAATGGCTTGCCCTCCTCCGGGCTGAGCAAACCAGGGAGCTCGGGCCCATTGCCGTCCACGTGTCCAACTTCCAGGGGAACACCATGCGGTGCGGGCACCGGGTCCACAGGGAAGAGCCATGCAGCTGGCGGTGGGCAGGCTTCAACTTTGGCTGGGACTTGGTAGTGTGCTACGCCAGCCGGCGTGTCACCTTCAGGCGCAGTGCACTGAACAATTCCCACGGCCTCGGGGTCAGCTTACTCTGGCAGAGAAAGATTGCGTTCCGCCTGTGCCTGGTTTCCCTGGACAGGGCTGGAAGAACCGTTTTCAGGAAGGACACAGAATACCAGGTGCTTTCCCTGGGAAAAGATGAAGAGCTAGAGGTAGC
Encoded proteins:
- the LOC103305065 gene encoding germ cell-less protein-like 1, giving the protein MGALSSRMLWLRRGHAPEQPGAGGEEEEVAAMAVVGEVEEESEAGGSSPSQGGVKRKADSGEPHEQEPHRKHTKDSSGSVYEALFLRGEGSDVQIRALGEVWNLHRVYLCQSGYFASMFSGAWREATMNTIELQMPDENIDREALHEALGSLYEDSVLIQPRRVVPILATASMLQLDELIQQCGEIMEETVSVQTVCSYYYSAGSYGLPNIRTMCFQWLLDNLMTHHSEELMREINLDIMEELIVSSELLVMEVEMDVYTMLKKWMYLQLQPTWRGPHRALLSDANLWFARSKRELDGTPFLETPQGRAFVPVFQHLRLAYIVCDLPSARIIDQDALIPATWLTPVYKEQWLALLRAEQTRELGPIAVHVSNFQGNTMRCGHRVHREEPCSWRWAGFNFGWDLVVCYASRRVTFRRSALNNSHGLGVSLLWQRKIAFRLCLVSLDRAGRTVFRKDTEYQVLSLGKDEELEVANLGNQDVVFPIYVACNFLYLPREGSSQE